Sequence from the Burkholderia sp. GAS332 genome:
CAGAGCCGGTCGTAAGCCAGCGCAACGACAAGATGATTGTGCATGGCGTGATGTTACCGAATATTGACGATTACGCCACTTATCGGACACGTGCCGAGTCGCGACAATGAAAGCTACAGCATCGCTTCGCCACCCAATCACACGCACTGTCCGACCCGGAGACTCGCCATGCCGACCCTAAACACCCGCAACCCCACCAACGCCGTCACCGCCATCCCCGCTGCCGATAGCGCCGCCGCCCTCGCCCACTTCCAGGCGTCGCTGCAATTCGAAACCGATTGCGCCGACGTTAGCGCAGCGCTCGCGAGCGGCACGCCCGGCTTCGTGCTGCTCGACGTGCGCAGCCCGGCGCTGTTCGAGCAGGGTCACGTGCCGGGCGCGCTGAACCTCCCGCACGGCAAGATCGTGGCGTCAAAGCTCGCGCAGTACCCGCAGGACACGCTGTTCGTCACCTACTGCGCGGGCCCGCACTGCAACGGCGCCGCACGCGGCGCACT
This genomic interval carries:
- a CDS encoding Rhodanese-related sulfurtransferase: MPTLNTRNPTNAVTAIPAADSAAALAHFQASLQFETDCADVSAALASGTPGFVLLDVRSPALFEQGHVPGALNLPHGKIVASKLAQYPQDTLFVTYCAGPHCNGAARGALRLAQLGRPVKLMMGGVTGWLDEGFTLA